In a single window of the Oscarella lobularis chromosome 4, ooOscLobu1.1, whole genome shotgun sequence genome:
- the LOC136186360 gene encoding protein bark beetle-like isoform X1 translates to MLRDPKIAFSFSLALTAIIVHCKNIRRLTEHCNISTVLSDGVAETSIGGTIGKDRVLQLKDSPFAVVKNIRVLNNVTLTIEPGVILYFQNQSQLILDGTLIARGTPSQGILMSGGDKWWTWGGIVLTAQSAVQETTNATRFYRSSSVLEHVEIRNAGKSATSVVPAMQIARAAPRMHNVTIAFAFGTAIELVAVHGDVDFSDIVVRNASFYAIQGSCSRVFQCVDCVLEGNFAGGIAIDRIPLALDVPTPPSKATDFSYRTGSPTSSSYFVGDDGFWFSFNDSTKVLNRILYTSTGYGLSIDYARQRFSGGTAEIVDLVTGASPLAKLRWENSTDSLSSTFTTESNRLLLIYKPSGTAMTGDVLAFVARHPLDARTVSVVRTTINKDNGSWSAGDGLSLSGYVGSVTLTDLWVANHKNNGITLLGTGGYVRIADSVSAYFYSINYRSHPDWDDASRIGIDFEMRSFSVVVTGCRIVGYYHNGLYLVSKSQMSINVSGNVLTKGVDTTESPLLVQKTAPAFPNSTFSIGEQFTDGAVYVNNNTVEFSRTIGLDLEVTDQYGGTDHIEVVGNVISNGDVAFRFKQFTGSSSTTTLISDNTFVNHTTNWYTQWTASVYVSATTAASVTISRNFMTKNEGKYVLQVTSNVTFDPNKQSTMVVFVNNNTLIDNDVTDGWIGNTPNAVLQLGTTRYISCQYNVLANPKSRYELAVQTRASSSLDTIDVQYNYWGTTNQTRIQSRIYDFVDTNFVALASYFPYLLSPDPKNVSTESPLKIPFIYGGGQIGGHLDRELTVSAAGSPYDVVNDITVLSKGALIVEAGVTLHFPRDHGILVEGALVTNGTVNKPVVFTSAGKAYESSISARVANEITQFHIDGTWRTLCATDLDDYPAVYILAALACSWLGYPNSHWWSSYWNPKDGDPIIVHSSCPKNASSPDDCKLTLGRYSAIYSGSCARVAHLDCLTQDGGSTDNVWAGIRFNPNTGRVPAAKASTLTNTVLFGAGVWFQDRIPGVSRTLTSVPIDGVTLKNSVGSSSIESHSYEPSVLLSNFTIQQSLYSDGLYISKLPYQQVKVDNVSVTGAQGSGLRVQQDNASFQGQVTHFSICAGRNLSLTDPSAVYFVGISKIDYEARSRCRTTLQASEGDRIFVLLVSMTIYSADVIALSDSDGSLVEQISGGTMTAVRGPYISKGETMSITLTTGRFSHAPGFLMYVTVVQKPLLSPSIFINNSRFTAAQRSGIDVATDAVPFTVKNSRLDGCDNGIGVNCSGCHVSIAQNKIFNCTSNGFILSETGNISLVSNVIQGCQKVGQMTALFPGITTWNITQNKISSNGDGLAIEQSTAQLSVLNNTFESNSGNAIALSKRMQINAEISNNVFTDHGKGGGPLLVEGTAKRLIIASNTFKENHGDEYVVQLTPYPFTSSPFILKNNLFDGNVVIAPESCSASAETMPAVVVIAGSNQVNIQNNSFVNPNSTYQLGIRSLVQSSTGPSINASKNFWATTNEQKIRDGIYDFNYCTRVALAEIFPYLLTPFGKPVSLNASLPLLSIHRPNNVLLGRVLNDTTIPSSSTPYTVIGDLSVMPGKTLTVASGVQLKFKSNVGLFVEGNFLLKGTPNRPVFMTNIEVPRKIHDGDIRLFSKDAKVTNIGMAQIYHDSEWRAVCAADDSSLTPLNYFLAHTICLQLGYIRSNKQNLIAGANIAGWLPDVVCSYYDHSLEACDNYRFNKTRCIFGALSVTCDGIPVPPSLPSCHWSGIQFAANLQSKSTMENGIVQNSGKVNDEQMAAGMRVIEQKVTLTNVTVSGSVRDGMEVTNGRDPVLVNVAAFENNGSGIRFVNTLTSRQKNLVLTSNDGHGLEITVESELRPLWNIPVPESRIVDICSQRTVLTISPSEPVYIRYVQSAPFSYHCKMKMQTVVAKNVLSIQTLALKFQSESAYVQLDGTYLYREKQVQGSLHYVTSTKSVEVELRPDVLMYDYSPTGNYFFASVQSINPSSSRMHNISNGRLSSNNQTGLSIVASSSTADRSNVTISGTTISNNSYSGFQMTGSSSNTDVKAVSAVTVERCRIENNNNNRNSKSSTLGNLAGISIVHDNVDVVIQNCGIAKNARHAVHLTFGKSYTIFNNRIEDNSGNDGYDDTVFLGYSDGDDTSASVSSNTFVRNRMYGILRVDRRKAQVIGNVFTQNTANYLINTVQSTPNPSATEQRCLNNTLYKNSPTANGTCAVVAAAAADTANAQYYTNTFVNPDFQFEFCAAFNSRNGTISATHNWWGTANSSVAKGKVRDYSSDPTLAKVQIVPIKEISPMNTTVCSLLWSRHGKLCYSYVSAAADWKSAESYCQEIGGYLASSHFPSTDVFFRNLVPSPPPGLSNSGVWLGLYYSSSTGHWQWTDGTTFDHHILSNSYKSGNCAAMTVSNGKWIAEKCSNMKPFICASGRGAGPIKFSKLFYNASVSVGAPVGVNVTIVKAVSDGPGAIYYSIIGGNPNGYFHVQKLDGAILVAREIDEKTHPHYSLVVKAENSENSERHALALVNITVTCSPSGQCPGTAKSGSFMGAIIGGVVGGIVLLVVVILVALVAKRRSRSKANWINFGRTESDASVDGTGDSRLI, encoded by the exons ATGCTGCGTGACCCAAAAATCGCTTTTTCCTTCTCACTAGCTCTTACCGCCATCATTGTTCACTGTAAGAACATCCGCCGGTTGACGGAACATTGCAACATTAGTACTGTACTTTCAGATGGAGTTGCAGAGACTTCTATCGGTGGAACCATTGGAAAAGACCGCGTGCTTCAGCTCAAAGATAGCCCCTTCGCCGTCGTAAAAAACATCCGTGTCCTCAACAACGTCACATTGACAATCGAGCCAGGAGTGATTCTATACTTCCAAAATCAATCGCAATTGATACTCGACGGCACTCTCATCGCTCGCGGCACGCCATCGCAAGGCATTCTCATGTCCGGCGGCGACAAATGGTGGACGTGGGGCGGCATTGTTCTGACGGCTCAAAGTGCCGTtcaagaaacgacgaacgcaACGCGATTTTACCGCAGCTCGAGCGTGCTCGAGCACGTTGAAATCAGAAACGCCGgcaaatcggcgacgagcgtcgttcCGGCAATGCAAATCGCCCGCGCCGCTCCACGAATGCACAACGTCACAATTGCATTTGCGTTCGGCACGGCTATCgagctcgtcgccgtgcacggcgacgtcgacttcagCGATATCGTCGTTCGAAACGCTTCCTTCTACGCCATACAAGGATCGTGCTCGCGTGTGTTTCAGTGCGTCGATTGCGTCTTGGAGGGAAACTTTGCCGGCGGAATTGCTATAGATAGGATTCCGCTTGCTCTCGACGTGCCGACGCCTCCGTCGAAGGCGACCGATTTTAGCTATCGAACTGGTTCgcccacgtcgtcgtcgtatttcGTTGGTGACGACGGCTTTTGGTTTTCTTTCAACGACTCCACAAAGGTCCTAAATCGCATTCTGTATACGTCGACTGGCTATGGCCTAAGTATCGATTACGCGAGACAAAGGTTTTCCGGTGGGACagccgaaatcgtcgatctcgtcaCGGGAGCAAGTCCGCTTGCAAAGCTGCGTTGGGAAAACTCGACCGATTCTCTGTCATCCACCTTTACAACCGAGTCCAATCGTCTCCTTCTGATATACAAGCCCAGCGGCACGGCAATGACTGGTGACGtcctcgccttcgtcgcacGTCATCCTCTAG ACGCTCGCACTGTCAGTGTCGTTCGTACAACGATCAACAAGGACAACGGCAGTTGGTCGGCTGGTGACGGTTTATCTCTTAGTGGCTATGTGGGTTCCGTGACGCTTACCGACCTTTGGGTGGCAAATCATAAGAATAACGGAATAACACTTCTTGGGACAGGTGGCTACGTCAGAATTGCAGACTCCGTTTCCGCTTACTTTTACTCGATCAACTATCGAAGTCATCCCGACTGGGACGACGCCTCTCGAATTGGTATCGACTTTGAAATGAGATcgttctccgtcgtcgtgacCGGATGCAGAATCGTCGGCTATTATCATAATGGTCTGTATCTCGTGTCAAAGAGTCAAATGTCGATCAATGTGAGCGGAAACGTTTTGACGAAAGGAGTTGACACGACCGAGAGTCCTCTTCTCGTCCAGAAAACAGCGCCCGCTTTTCCCAATTCCACTTTTAGCATCGGCGAACAATTTACAGACGGAGCCGTTTACGTGAATAACAATACCGTCGAATTTAGTCGAACCATTGGCCTCGATTTAGAAGTCACTGATCAATACGGCGGAACAGATCACATCGAAGTCGTAGGAAATGTCATCTCGAATGgagacgtcgcttttcgatTTAAACAATTCACGGgatcttcttcgacgacgactctgATATCCGACAACACTTTCGTCAATCACACTACCAATTGGTATACCCAGTGGACGGCCTCCGTTTACGTGTCAGCGACGACTGCAGCCAGTGTAACAATATCCAGAAACTTCatgacgaaaaacgaaggaaaatACGTCCTTCAAGTCACGTCGAACGTAACGTTTGATCCCAACAAACAGAGCACGATGGTTGTCTTCGTGAACAATAATACTCTCATCGATAATGATGTGACAGACGGTTGGATAGGTAATACTCCAAACGCCGTGCTGCAGCTGGGAACGACTCGATACATCTCGTGTCAATACAATGTACTGGCCAATCCCAAATCACGGTACGAGCTCGCTGTCCAGACTCGAGCCAGCTCTTCGCTTGACACAATCGACGTTCAGTACAACTACTGGGGTACGACCAATCAGACGCGCATACAAAGTCGAATctacgatttcgtcgacacTAATTTTGTCGCGTTGGCTTCGTACTTTCCTTACCTACTTTCCCCTGATCCGAAAAATGTCTCCACCGAAAGCCCTTTGAAAATTCCTTTTATCTACGGTGGTGGACAAATTGGAGGCCATCTTGATCGCGAGCTAACGGTGAGTGCAGCGGGAAGTCCGTACGATGTCGTCAACGATATCACCGTCCTTTCGAAAGGCGCATTGATCGTCGAAGCCGGCGTCACACTCCACTTCCCGCGCGACCACGGAATACTCGTCGAAGGAGCCTTAGTCACAAATGGAACGGTGAATAAACCGGTCGTATTTACGAGCGCAGGAAAAGCGTACGAATCGAGCATCTCGGCTCGAGTGGCCAACGAAATCACGCAGTTTCACATCGACGGAACGTGGCGCACGCTGTGCGCGACGGACCTTGACGATTATCCGGCGGTCTATATTCTCGCGGCGTTGGCTTGTTCGTGGCTCGGATATCCGAATTCGCACTGGTGGAGCAGTTACTGGAATCCCAAAGACGGGGATCCCATCATTGTTCATTCATCGTGCCCCAAGAACGCGTCGAGTCCCGACGACTGCAAATTGACGCTGGGAAGATACAGCGCCATCTATTCCGGTAGCTGTGCGCGAGTTGCTCACTTGGACTGTCTTACTCAAGACGGCGGTAGCACGGATAACGTTTGGGCTGGAATTCGATTTAATCCAAATACCGGAAGAGTGCCGGCGGCAAAGGCATCGACGCTGACAAACACCGTTCTATTCGGAGCCGGCGTTTGGTTTCAAGACCGAATTCCTGGAGTCAGTAGAACGTTGACTTCGGTTCCCATCGATGGTGTAACACTGAAGAATTCAGTaggatcgtcgtcaatcgagTCGCACTCCTATGAGCCGAGCGTGCTCTTGTCGAATTTCACCATCCAACAGTCTCTCTACAGCGACGGTCTTTACATTTCCAAGCTTCCGTACCAACAAGTAAAAGTAGACAACGTTTCGGTGACTGGTGCTCAAGGAAGTGGTTTGCGCGTACAACAAGACAACGCGTCTTTTCAAGGGCAGGTGACACACTTTTCCATATGCGCCGGTCGCAATTTGTCACTGACTGATCCGTCAGCGGTGTATTTTGTAGGAATTTCCAAGATCGATTATGAGGCTCGCTCTCGCTGTCGCACGACACTGCAAGCAAGCGAAGGAGATCGCATCTTTGTCTTGCTCGTGTCAATGACAATTTACTCTGCAGACGTGATAGCACTATCTGATTCGGACGGTTCCCTCGTAGAGCAGATTTCCGGGGGAACGATGACTGCGGTTCGAGGCCCATACATTTCAAAAGGCGAAACGATGTCAATAACGTTGACCACAGGACGTTTTAGCCACGCACCCGGATTTCTCATGTATGTCACAGTCGTACAAAAGCCTCTTCTCTCACCATCAATTTTCATCAACAATTCTCGTTTCACGGCCGCTCAAAGAAGCGGTATAGATGTCGCTACAGATGCTGTACCTTTTACCGTGAAGAACAGTCGGTTGGACGGCTGCGACAATGGAATCGGCGTCAACTGCAGCGGCTGTCACGTCAGTATCGcacaaaataaaattttcaattgcACGAGTAATGGCTTCATTCTAAGTGAGACTGGCAATATTTCATTAGTTTCCAATGTCATACAAGGATGCCAGAAAGTTGGCCAAATGACAGCACTATTTCCGGGAATAACGACTTGGAATATAActcaaaacaaaatttcgtcAAACGGCGATGGCCTGGCTATTGAACAATCAACAGCCCAACTTTCTGTTCTCAATAACACATTCGAAAGCAATTCCGGTAACGCAATTGCCTTGTCCAAGAGAATGCAAATAAACGCCGAGATCAGCAACAACGTCTTCACTGACCACGGAAAAGGAGGAGGTCCACTACTAGTTGAAGGCACAGCCAAACGACTCATCATTGCGAGCAACACGTTCAAAGAAAACCACGGAGACGAATACGTCGTCCAACTCACGCCTTATCCCTTCACCTCTTCCCCGTTCATCCTGAAAAACAATCTCTTTGACGGCAACGTTGTAATTGCTCCAGAATCGTGTAGCGCGAGCGCCGAGACGATGCCGGCTGTTGTCGTCATAGCAGGCTCGAATCAAGTCAACATTCAAAATAACTCTTTCGTCAATCCCAATTCAACGTATCAGTTGGGCATCCGCTCTCTCGTTCAGTCGTCAACCGGTCCGTCCATAAACGcatcaaaaaatttctgGGCGACAACGAACGAGCAGAAAATTCGCGACGGGATTTACGACTTCAACTATTGCACTCGTGTAGCTCTGGCTGAGATTTTTCCGTACTTGTTGACTCCGTTTGGAAAGCCGGTGTCTTTGAATGCGTCTCTCCCTCTGCTGTCGATCCATCGACCGAATAACGTTCTCCTCGGTCGAGTCCTCAACGATACGACGATCCCGTCTTCGTCTACGCCGTATACGGTCATAGGAGATTTGTCCGTTATGCCCGGGAAGACTTTGACTGTCGCGTCGGGAGTGCAACTGAAATTTAAATCCAACGTTGGCCTATTCGTCGAAGGCAATTTCCTTCTCAAGGGCACGCCAAACAGACCGGTTTTCATGACCAATATTGAAGTCCCGAGGAAAATCCACGACGGTGATATCAGATTGTTTTCAAAAGACGCAAAGGTGACAAATATTGGTATGGCACAAATCTATCATGATTCGGAGTGGAGGGCGGTGTGCGCCGCTGACGATAGCAGCCTCACTCCGCTCAATTACTTTTTAGCTCATACCATTTGCTTGCAGCTCGGATATATCAGAtcaaataaacaaaatttGATTGCCGGTGCAAACATAGCCGGCTGGCTCCCCGACGTAGTGTGCAGCTATTACGATCATTCTCTGGAAGCGTGTGACAACTATCGATTCAATAAGACTCGCTGTATCTTCGGCGCTCTCAGTGTAACGTGTGACGGCATACcggtgccgccgtcgctgccCTCATGCCACTGGTCTGGCATTCAATTTGCAGCAAATCTTCAAAGTAAATCAACAATGGAGAACGGCATTGTCCAAAACAGCGGCAAAgtgaacgacgagcaaatGGCCGCTGGAATGCGAGTCATTGAGCAAAAAGTCACCCTGACAAACGTAACGGTTTCTGGGAGTGTACGTGACGGAATGGAAGTCACAAACGGGCGAGATCCCGTTCTGGTAAACGTTGCCGCCTTTGAAAACAACGGCTCGGGTATTCGTTTTGTCAATACACTAACTAGTCGTCAGAAGAACCTCGTATTAACTTCAAACGACGGTCACGGATTGGAAATTACCGTCGAGAGCGAGCTCCGTCCTCTGTGGAACATTCCTGTCCCCGAAAGTCGTATTGTGGATATTTGCTCTCAGAGGACTGTTCTCACAATCTCGCCGTCAGAACCCGTCTATATTCGTTACGTCCAAAGCGCTCCCTTCTCGTATCATTGCAAGATGAAAATGCAGACAGTTGTTGCGAAAAATGTCTTGTCTATTCAAACGTTGGCCTTGAAATTTCAATCCGAGTCCGCCTACGTCCAGCTAGACGGCACGTACTTGTATCGCGAGAAGCAAGTTCAGGGTTCTCTTCACTACGTCACGTCCACGAAGTCGGTCGAAGTAGAACTGCGACCGGACGTCCTAATGTATGATTATTCTCCAACAGGAAACTACTTCTTTGCCTCCGTGCAATCAATCAATCCAA GTTCATCTCGAATGCACAACATTAGCAACGGACGTCTATCTTCAAATAATCAGACCGGCCTTTCCATCGTAGCAAGTTCGTCAACTGCAGATCGCTCGAACGTTACCATATCAGGCACGACGATTTCAAACAATTCATATTCGGGTTTCCAAATGACTGGTTCCAGTTCTAATACTGACGTCAAAGCCGTCAGTGCTGTCACAGTAGAACGTTGTCGAATAGAGAACAACAATAACAATAGAAACAGCAAATCGAGCACGCTCGGAAATCTCGCCGGAATCTCAATAGTCcacgacaacgtcgacgtcgtcatacAAAATTGCGGAATTGCAAAGAACGCGAGACACGCCGTACATCTGACCTTTGGCAAATCATACACTATATTCAATAATAGAATAGAGGACAACAGTGGCAACGACGGGTATGACGACACCGTCTTTCTGGGATACAGTGACGGTGACGACACATCGGCCAGCGTCTCGTCCAACACCTTCGTCCGAAACAGAATGTACGGCATATTGAGAGTCGATAGAAGAAAAGCTCAGGTTATCGGAAACGTCTTCACACAGAACACGGCAAACTATCTGATCAATACGGTTCAATCCACTCCGAATCCTTCAGCGACAGAGCAAAGGTGTCTCAATAATACTCTGTATAAAAATTCGCCGACAGCGAATGGTACTTGCGCCGTTGtcgctgcggcggcggccgatACGGCAAACGCTCAATATTACACGAATACCTTTGTCAATCCTGATTTTCAGTTTGAATTCTGCGCGGCTTTTAATTCGAGGAACGGAACGATTTCAGCAACACATAACTGGTGGGGAACAGCCAATTCGAGTGttgcaaagggaaaagtGCGCGACTATTCAAGTGATCCAACTTTAGCCAAAGTCCAAATTGTTCCCATCAAGGAGATCAGTCCAATGAACACAACAG TTTGCTCTCTTCTCTGGTCACGACACGGCAAACTCTGCTATTCATACGTCAGTGCTGCAGCTGACTGGAAATCGGCCGAATCCTACTGCCAG GAAATAGGTGGCTATTTAGCAAGTAGCCACTTCCCGTCAACAGACGTCTTTTTCAGGAACTTAGTGCCGTCTCCTCCGCCCGGCTTATCCAATTCAGGAGTATGGCTAGGTCTTTACTACAGTTCTAGCACGGGTCACTGGCAGTGGACTGACGGTACAACTTTTGATCATCACATTCTCAGCAACAGTTATAAGAGCGGCAACTGTGCTGCCATGACCGTCAGCAATGGCAAATGGATTGCTGAGAAATGTTCAAATATGAAGCCGTTTATTTGCGCTTCAGGACGAGGCGCTGGACCAATAAAGTTTAGCAAACTTTTCTATAACGCCTCTGTTTCAGTGGGAGCTCCAGTTGGCGTCAACGTTACTATCGTAAAGGCTGTCAGTGACG GTCCTGGTGCAATCTATTACTCCATCATTGGAGGAAATCCCAACGGTTATTTCCACGTGCAAAAATTAGATGGTGCCATTCTTGTAGCTCGTGAAATTGACGAAAAAACGCATCCCCACTACTCATTGGTGGTGAAGGCTGAAAACAGTGAAAATTCAGAACGTCATGCGCTTGCTTTGGTGAACATCACAGTAACGTGCTCACCATCGGGGCAATGCCCAGGAACTGCAAAATCAG GGTCTTTTATGGGCGCAATCATAGGCGGAGTAGTTGGTGGGATCGTTCTCTTAGTTGTCGTGATTCTAGTAGCTCTGGTCGCGAAGAGGCGTTCCCGCTCTAAAGCCAATTGGATCAATTTCGGAAGAACAGA gtCTGACGCGAGCGTGGACGGTACAGGCGACTCCAGGCTCATCTAA